actcacattaaaataaatgcatgcataTCTTTACAGGCTTCGGCCCTGAAGGCTGAGGCAGGtgatggaaacagcagcagggagcAGCTGCGCCCACGGGAACAGGATGggaaacaaaaaatacacaacGGTACGCACAGTTCCGAGCACGCGCTCACAGTCGCACAAACACGTCCACTAGCTCACAGTGAAACCAAGCACgccacatacacatgcacacaaaaacaggcCTAACACtccaaaaaagacaaacacacagtcatactATAGCTTTTCCATCAACCGTTCCAACTTACAaggttaaaaaagaaacacaaaaataaactcCACAAATATTTTCTTCCCAGTCTGTTATTTTTACCTCCCTGCTTCCTTGTTTCGTGTGGTGTCATCTTCTTTAagtctgtttttgtcctgtGTTCTGCAGGAGGATTTGGTGTGGTGCCATGTCCTCTGGGGGTTCGGACGCACGTCCTCACTTGAGCTTGCTCGCAACTTACGTCGCGGCATCCAAGCTTGAAGGTCAAAAAGGTCACCTAGTCCCCAGTCAAGGTCATCCCAGAGACCACCCTCACTCGCCCCCTCCTCGTCACAGAAAGTATTAGGGGCCCCTTCATGAAAACATCGGGTGGGATGTCAGTCCGTTTCTGCCTAAACAACAGTTGTTCGGAGGTCAAGGACAAAaagagggtgtgtttgtgtgtctatgcatACCTATGTGCATACTCCTTATGTTTgtacacaggtgtgtgtgtgtactgtgtgtgtttgagtgtgtgtgtgtgtgtatataagagTGAAATGACCAGGGCAGAGCTGAGGCTGTCAAGCTGATAGTGTACGAGGTGAACAGCACCCGCTGTCCCGtcccctcttctttcctctaGCGGAGCCACAGTTTGAGCCGCAGCGCGTCCACTCCGTTCAGGTAGTATCTGAACAGCCGCTTGTCTCTGACAAAACCCAAGTTCTCGTACAGCTTCAGGGCTGATTTGTTGGTGATTTCAGTCTCCAATACAACCTGGGGACACACACATTGCCATGTCACTACGTTGCTATATACATGAGTGGATCATTTTACTACACATTCAGAACGTGGTACAAAGATATATTAGGTTGTTGTGGACTGTTTGTGGACCCTGacagtggttttgcatgttttagccgATTAAAAATTTGCTTATTTCATCTGTGTTCAGTGCAGCGATAGCCTTGTTGTTTATCCTAGGCTAGACACTAGAGAGCAAGAAAAAATACTCAACCCCACAACTCTAAACCTGCCTTAGTTACATGCTGTATCctgttagctagcaagctagtcACAGATATGTCCAAGAGGCAGCTGGGCTTTGTACAGAATTACAAAAAAGGTATGCAAAGCCAGCAAATTAGCTTTAAGGCACCTGACGTCTTAGTTGCTGTGTGTAGAGTTTGGAGGGGGGTCAGCTGGTTGGTCACGAATATCTTCAATGGTCTCATAGTCTGTTTCAACGTgtgttaaatacacacaaagtgtAAACAAGAGAGTTTTGAAGGTGTTGAAATACACCTTTGTCtgagctaagctagctgtttcccactgcgTCTTTATGCTACTGTAGGCTAACTATGTCATGGAGCAGACATTTTcgcagtaggaaaagcacagatgacGAAAAATAATGCGTTGTAATGCAGATGATGGTATAGCTTAGCAAtctttcttgtttgtgtgttcaagGAAGGTCTGATATTCCAGTTGTACAAGTTTGCTGTTGACAGGCAAAGCAGGTGGGAAATTACACTCTGAAGACAAACCAATGGGGCCTGGAAGATTAAACGATCAGTCTTTAAAAACGTATGGTATGATTTAGACAAAATAGTTGGCACCAGCATGAAGTGATGCCTTTTAGTTAGGGTTAAGAAACCCTGTAAACCCTGCTTTTTTAGCCTAAGTCATAATGTTATAATGCCTGCAGATGCACAAGCACCAAGCTGAAAGCATGCAACACAGTTTGCAGTTGCTTGatgatgaaaaatacatttctataaaGGCATGTACTTGGTACCCTTGTGTGCAAAtaatcacacaaacagaaaaatcactTTAACAAAGAGACTGGAGAAAGTTGAATACGGAATCTCATTTCCACCTCAAACATATGACCTTTCTGGAGATTTCAGATTATTTGAAAATCAAAATCTACTGTGTGTAAGAAGCAGGTGAGCGAGTATGTGGCTACACAGAGAGAAGCCGAGCGAGTGAAACAGTTTGTAGTAGAGGGAAGATACTGAAAGGCTGGGAGTAGCTGACAATCAAAGCAAGGTTACCAGCAAACTTAGATAAGTGAAGGACGAGCAAAATGGACCTTGAAATACCAgcaggagattttttttcttttggttcaTGCTCACACAGATGCATTGGTGTTGGGCCAattgtagtgggaaaatacaacacatcccttcttgaataaaccacaagaactactcccttgttgccagtcttctgtttttcctaaaattcccACGACACCAATAACAAACTAAACGTACACTAACTGTATATTTTACACCCCCaatgtgttgtcattttatgtATTGATGTATTTTCCAGGGATCTTTTGGCATCTTCTACTTTTTCTGTACTGGTTTGGTAAATGCAAGACTGTCCCCTAGTCTACTGCATACACTAACATGGTGAAGGCCTGTAAAGCCTGTGCATGTTGATACGAACCCATACATGTGTTTCAGGCTTttatcaaaaacataaatattctGTGGATATATTAAAATGTGGTTTGAAAAAGGATGACATGTAATTTGAAACATCCTCCGGTGGAAATGGGTCTAAGTATCTTACCTCGTCACAGTCACCCTCCACCATGGCATAGATGGCCTTCTTCACCAGGTTAGTACCTGACACAGAAGAGTCTAAGTCAGTGACggcacacaaataaacaaaacacaaacttttaaGCAGCGcttgttttttctattttctcgGCTAGTATTAGAAAGGCAAATGCTGAACAATGTCACTTCAGTTTAAGTGTTCAACATCAACTCGGAGGATATAACTTATCTAAATGTTGCATTTGCATAAAGAGATTTGGTTGTCAAAGAAAGCACAAAAGACGCTGTTGCACAAGTTGGTCTCAGCTGCACATAATGAAAGGACAAGTCTCACCGAtgcttttccttctgtgtttcgAGTCCACGGCCAGCATGGCGATGTAGCCACGACGGAACATCTTCTTGTGCATGTCAAGTTTACATACGATGGCTCCAACACACTCCTGCTCCACCATGGCCTGTGACACGcacgcgcacgcgcacacacacacacacacacacacacacacacacacacaacagttaGGTCCTCTGAGTGTCAACGGGGGAGCCTGCTGAAAGCCTAGTGACAGTTCCTGTACAGTTCCTGTCATCCTGCCAGAGCTCtgagctgacctctgacctttttttcATGGCACTTCCTCTTATGTCACATGCGCCGTTCAAGACAAACTGGAAATGGGAAGTTTACGACCTTGGGGCTCAGAGGATAAACACAGAAAGGACAGTGTTTATTAAAGTAGAAATCCCTTACTGGACACTGTAGGTACAGTGACGAAAAACCCACTTTAGGCACATTACTCTCTACTAAAACTGGAAAGTCAGGGTTTAAAATCTTGCTTGCCTCTAAATTCCTGTCCACATATGACTGACAAAAGACACTTTGATCAGTGATGAACTAAAAGGGATACTGTCATGTCACTTCAGCTTTTCTTGATTGGACAGCTATTAATTCAGACTGAAATCCACAAAATGAACTAGGATGAAGACTTTGTGATAGAAAAGTGGGTGTTGTGGCTGCCAACAGATACAATACAGACTCCAAACCAATGGGCTATCAGTGAGACatttacatatgtgtgtgtacgctgtgtgtgtttatcttcaGTACATATCAGCACTATGTTTGGCTGCCTTTGAGACACACTGACAGGTGATGGAAAGCTATGAGCATGCAGTCACACCCAGCCCCAGTAATGGTATGCAACTCCAGGTAACCAAAATCCATGTGCTAGGAGGGTAGCTCACACTTTACTTTGACTTGATGAACAAAGTTAAAGAGACAACACAGGCATGTTTTTCACATTGAGATGTTGTCAGTGTCATACTCACCAGAAAGCAGAGCTGCGGCCAGTTGTGGATGAAGTACCTGTATGTATAAATTGAATAAGGCTCAGACAAGTCCTTGGTGATCAGTCTCATGATCCACGGCATCTGCAGCTCGGATTCATAGCGGACATAGCGGATGCCGTGGCCGTCCTCTTCCGCTCGGCCGGGAGAGCTGCTCAGGTCGAGCCGGGCCAGCTCCGCGGCCGGCGGCTGCTGCGGGTCAACGGGGCTCTCCTCTTCGCCGGGCCCGACAGCGTCCGGCGGCTCGTCGCTGGGCGGTCTCGGGGGCTCCGTGTGGTCAAACCCCTCTTTCCCTTCGTCCCCAGGGTGGCTGTGAGCCGCCTCAGTTCTTGTGAAACCCGGCATCCCGTTCATGCTATTGTTAACCAGGGGAGAGTGACTGCCGTTTTCGGAGAAGGGGCTGTGGCCTTCGTGTTGGCAATGCTCACTATTGTTTCTAGCGGCTGGAGCCCCCTCattgctgccgctgctgctgctgtcacagttGTCCACGGACGGTCTCGGATTGTCAGGCCGGTTTCCTGCGTGTTGGTGGCTGTCAGCGTCCTCAGAGGGGCTGACCAAGCcgtttagctgctgctgctctcggGCTTGCATTTTGAGGTGCAGTGCCGCCGGGCTAGCTCGCGCTAGCATGTTTTTCTGATTCTTCTTAACTGACGTTTTGACTTCGCTTACCGGCTGCGACTTCGTCCCTGTGTCCGCGGGTACACAGTCCTCCCTGTGGCAGGCCGGCTCTCCGTCTCCCCCCGCCGGCTCTGCGCTCCCAGCCCCGGGGAAAGGAGGAATTTCAGCCGGGGATGCAGGCAGTGCGCTACTAGGCCCAGGCGGCACTGTGGCCATCCCACCGCATTAAGGTGGAGATTCACGCTTGGGAAACGTTGAACACAATCTCATCCACAAGGCGGAGGGATATACAATCAATATACAAGTTAGTTGACCGAATATTACATAAATCCAAGGGTTATTGAGGCGATAACCTATCTGCTGGCGTCGTTAGTCGCTGCTTTCTCCTCGATTTCCCTGCTGCCGCAAAGTGCTGTCGCAGCACACGCCATtgcaacagcagacagaggcGTTTTACGACAGTGGTGTAACGCATGACAGATGCAGCTTTTTTTCAGACACCAGGGCCAATTACCTACTGTAATTTGTTTACCAGTTAACTAAAGTAATGTCCCCCGTTCAGTCgtttattgacttttatttgcattttcctCTTTATTGTATTGGATCTACGAAGCAAGAACGTCTTGTCTCTAGAAGGATTATAAGAGATCTCTTGAGGATTGTAgtaagagaagaaaaaatgaataaaagttagGGAAACCGGACACATTAGAGCGGAGTCACGATTAAGATAGAATATTATAATTTTGATTGAAACCCTGGAAAAAGTGTTGAGATCACTAACAGGAATCTGTCCTTTTGTTGGAAcatagttttatgttttatctttCTCACAGtttgcattcttcttcctctgcataTCTTCATATTATCGGCTATTTGAATTTGTATCATATCCTGACATATGTTGGACCACTTTAAATTGGGAAATTGTCTCAACAATGAAGGTGTCAAATGTGATGTAGGAAGTTGTTGTACTGAAAGTTTCACACCCCTTCAAGTTCACGAACTCTTGACTTGTCTACTTCCGACCAGCAGAGGACGCcaagttgaaaatgtatttatgattattctttttcttttgcaacaGCAACACTGCAGTTTCTCCAGTAGATGTCGCCAGGAGATTAATTTCGTTGGTCTTTATATTTCAGTTTGCTGGGTAGTCTTCATCCTAGAAAGTACGAAAGTAAGTGTGTTTTGAGGTATGTGCGTACTGTATGTGACACGTTAAGGTATAATACAGGCCACACTACTCATGACATTTCAACCCCTGCTTTGCATTTTCCTTCACTGAGTGTGATTGCATGATTATATGATTATTACTAGACAGTGGACAGAGACTGAGACAACTGCACTCAAGTGTGAACAAAGTTCACACACATTATGACATTACAGTAATTTTgaagcagctgaaaacaacacatacaaatTGACATGcttagtgtttttaaaatctttaattctgacagacacacacatggtcaGTATGTGTAGTGTGGTTTTGACCTTGGATGATGGACTCAGTGAACAACAGAGGCTCTGAGATCATGGACCTCAAGTCTCCAGCTGCCCTAAAGATAAGTATGAATGAATTGCCAACTGTAAGATCCATTTTAGGAATGAGtaatttattatcaattaaAGTGTCCATTAAAATCATAATGTACTTATCTCAGGCAAAACAAATGTTCGCAGCGTGGTAGCCAATGAAAGTACTGGTGAGTTGTTTATCATTTGCTATTTTTTATACAACTTTCCCCAAAGTTCAGTGAGTTTTGTGAGACTCCTAATAATGCCTCCTAATACTCAGCATTGGTTTTCATCtatacataaaaacagaagaagaaagaaaaagtacgtcctttttctgtttttccaatcaggttaaaaaaaagagaaaacccCTGCCGTCTCAGCGCTGaccttaaaaaaacataaacacaaataaataaatagattaaaaaaattaaaaagtatttatcagggatatgtctgtctgtgtccctaTAGCTGCACAGTGTGCTTACTTCTCCTGAAATATTGGgacaataaaaaaactaaaagtgcCAGTCAGATTTGACGTTTAAATCATGCAACTCAAGTCAGATTTGAGCGGAAATAACCTCCAAGACCGAGACGGCAGACTTCCTTTAGTCCAAGTTTATCTGCAATCTGGTGTAGCCCATCCTAGGTGGCAGTGTTGCTCCATCGTGTCCACGAGCATGTCCACATACTCCCGAGGTGGATCACTATTTGGAGAAGACATCGTGTGAACTTTCAAGTCCAACAGTGCTGCCTTATTTCCTCTATGACACAAGGCACTTCTATTGAGCCATAGTTTGCATTACATCATgtaaagatagatagatagatagagagatgCCTTCTCCTCTTGCCTAAatcccccttctctctgtcctaCATTCAGCGACCATGGACTCGTGTGCTTGACATGTGGAAAGAGTGAgagtcatattttgtttgtagatACAtgttacagagacagagacggaaaGATAGACGGGAGAGAGACGGCCCTTTGAAAGCTAAGCCTTGGGGCTGAGAACTCTCTGAAGAGCTGGAATCAGACATGCACAATCAGTTCCCCTCTTCAAATCTCCTTTACAGGCCTATCTACTTGAACAGGCTTCTCTTAATTACTTTCTCTATCACTTAGCGAGCTGTGCCTGGGACTAGGAGCAGCAGCGTCTTGCCAGAGACACTTGGCTGGTTTGAAcccatatttatatatcttCTTTCTCACAATCCTGTCCCGtaccttccttttctctccccccattcctcctcctcctcctcctcctcctcctcctcctcttcttcctgctttCATTCTACACTGCTCTTGTCTCTCCATGGCTCTCCCCATCCTGTCTTTACCCTTTTCCAAATATCTCCAGGGCGTCAGTTGCGTCATGTGACTGGTGTGCTTGTGATTACAGTAGTTGGCAACCATGCTCATCTTTGAGGAAGAACCCAAAATACcttgaaaaacagcagcatgtaaaGAAGTATAAGGTCAGCAGAGAGTGGCAACATGCTCAGGACAACCCAGGCTGACAGTGACACCCAAGTACCCTCCTTCTTCAAATCTctccctcaggagctggagGCCAACCTTTGGATCTCCtttattgccccccccccccccccactctggTCACGTTGGCTCGCTCTCCTCACTCCGCTCACTTCCCtgtgtcctcctccttcttctcgtcttttttgtattttttttttctgtctggcGTCTGGTCCACTAGAGCTGTATTTAATTAGTTTCTGTTGGGTTAATTAGGGGCTAAAGTTAGGGGGTCGGACCAGAACAAAAGCGGGTCAGGCTGGACGGATGCAGGTGCTCCGGTGTGGTTGCCAGATTCCACCGTTCAGATTAAGATGGCTGCAAATTGTCTGGAGTattggggagagagagagccaccAGTGAGTTGCAGGGGAGGAGGTTTTCCACCACATATGGGATGGCAGCTCCTTATACGCTGCATGCTGGCGTCATTGTACTTATCATTTGATACATTTCAATATCTTTTCTTTGCGTTTTCCAAAAGAGACCACCTCATATTCACAGGATTTCAGCTCgcttttcatgtcttttcccTCTCATATTACACTGGCACACATCACACAGGGCTCATCTAATGTATGGTGTGTGCAAGTGATGTCTTTGCCAGTCTGCTTCTCCGCTGCCATACAAGGTGCTGTGTTATATGTTCTCATTTATATATCGCTCCCAGCACTCAGTCCCTTTTTTCATCCGCGCGTGGCAGCTATACTCTCTTCCTTTTGCTTTGTTGGTTGGCTGTGTAGAATGAAAAACATGTGAGGAGGACATCAAATGGCCAATCCAGACAAGTGAAGTATACATAAAATGGGTAATTCAAGCCTGTGAAGTGTACATCAGTTGTTTAAATGTAGTGATCAcgtaaatgaaacaaatgaaaacagcagatgTGAGACTCGAAAAGCTTCAGGCTGCAGCACTTTGAAGGCTACCTGTTTACTTATTGTGCTT
The DNA window shown above is from Enoplosus armatus isolate fEnoArm2 chromosome 19, fEnoArm2.hap1, whole genome shotgun sequence and carries:
- the naa30 gene encoding N-alpha-acetyltransferase 30, with amino-acid sequence MATVPPGPSSALPASPAEIPPFPGAGSAEPAGGDGEPACHREDCVPADTGTKSQPVSEVKTSVKKNQKNMLARASPAALHLKMQAREQQQLNGLVSPSEDADSHQHAGNRPDNPRPSVDNCDSSSSGSNEGAPAARNNSEHCQHEGHSPFSENGSHSPLVNNSMNGMPGFTRTEAAHSHPGDEGKEGFDHTEPPRPPSDEPPDAVGPGEEESPVDPQQPPAAELARLDLSSSPGRAEEDGHGIRYVRYESELQMPWIMRLITKDLSEPYSIYTYRYFIHNWPQLCFLAMVEQECVGAIVCKLDMHKKMFRRGYIAMLAVDSKHRRKSIGTNLVKKAIYAMVEGDCDEVVLETEITNKSALKLYENLGFVRDKRLFRYYLNGVDALRLKLWLR